The window TGACATGTATGTTGCCTTCAATACTTGAATCACGTTCAAAAAAGACATATTTTCcgtgagatgggggggggggggggggtgagcagTTTGTTCGGTCCACACCTATAATGCCTCTATTTTGTCATGGccacttggctccgaatgaccacaacataaaagGGGAGACCACGCACTTCTAAGgattttaacaaaaagggatttattgaatAACTAAAGTGAAAAATCAGTGGTGAAGGTGAAAGCATGAGGTGCAACATGGTATAACAAAATCCAACGAGACTGGCACTCTCAAGTGGATGCGTTCGGCAGGGTTTCTAATTTCGCCCGGCCGCAGCTGACCCTCGCCCCgatcagattcaggtcctttattgtcccacacggggaaatttacagcccCATCTCCGTCCCCGAACACGGGTTTTAAGCCATCACCTGGCtcatcaggttaatgagccacacctggagtggtggcttcccaaacagctccagacagctccatctgcaggccaaacacaacaccagaccaagcgcagccaaagacaccatTTCCAAATATTAACCCAGACGGGAGGCCATCTAGTGGGCCGTCACAATTTATGGTAAATGAATCAACATCCTGTTGAAGTTCAGAGACTGGATGTGACATGTCGTGGTGCGCAAAGCATGATTGATCTTTTAAATGGTGTGTTTAACTGTGCAAATGGCAATCACAACAAGCACGGAGTGATTATCATTGAAGATCTTTTCTTtgtaagacgctatataaatataaacatgAACTCAATATAAGGTTGTTTGTTTTAAGCTGGACAATATAGTccattgtgctttttttgtcaTTATAGTTTATTTTGTAAGAGTAACCAATTTCATCTCTGGCGCTGCAGGCAACCTTGTGTCTGCATCTCCGTTCAGAGTAATGATGTAACAACACCTTTCTTTTCTATATAATACATGGTAGCATGCAGAATTCAGCTCaggataaaaacacaacatcagtGCCTTCCATGTCCCTGGAAAATTAGGTTTTGCTGGTTCATCAGTGTTCCTGTGATTTTTTGAAAATCTCATTTAGAAATTTCAGTGGATTACAAATAAAGGCTTTTCATGTCTTACTTCCTGAGTTAAGCCTGTTTATAGCCCAAAAAGCCTTTGTCATTTGTGGCACCCGTGAAGTTCCATTAACCCGACACTCAAGAGCCTATAAAGGCTTCATTTTCTAAAGAGAATCTCTGGGTCACTGTAGGACTCGGAGCTGCTTTAAGAGATCCGCCAGTGTGTGAAATCACCATCCCGCAGCTTAATCATGCTTAAGGTGTAATTAATCACCCTCGGCCATCTCTGGACCATAAGCTCAGTGTGAGATGCCATCGGACATGACATCAGGGTCCTGATCTTAAACAGGCACTGCATACATTTTCAACTGCTGAGCCCAAACCTTCTCAGGGTATTAGTATAAAGAGTTTTCTTCGGAGAAAAGGGTTCCCTGAGGTGCTTTTCCGTCTTAAACTTTGGGGGTACTGTAGtccagtggaagatgttgctgttgttaagATGTGATGATAAGCTGAGCTGGCTGGGCTATTTACGCCCCCGCTTCTCAAGGTCTAAAACGTGGAATATTGACGGAAACTTGCAATTTTGTGAATGAATCAAAAAATGCTGAATGCGTCAAACTACCAAGGTTGCGTCTCTTTGAAAAGGGAAGCTTTTTTATACCTCTCTAtaagggagtgggagagagagggagaggaagagggagagagatggagagagagggagagaaagagacagaggggagagagtAAACGCATCTGTACCCGAACGTTTCGCATCGCGTTGTATTTTCGGGCGAATCTTTTTGGGAACATGTTCGGCGCAGGCGTTGCCATCGCTTCTGTCTACAGTGTAATCATTGCTTTGGGACTTATTGGCAATATCACGCTCATTAGGACATTTTGCTCCTCCAAATGCGCCCGCAATGTTCCAAACCTCTTCATGTCGAGCCTTGCGCTGGGAGATGTTGTACTGCTGGTGACCTGCGCTCCGGTGGATGCCAGCCGTTACCTGACAGAGGAGTGGCTGTTCGGGAGAGTGGGCTGCAAAATCATCCCCTTCATTCAGCTCACTTCGGTCGGAGTTTCTGTCTTCACTCTCACGGCACTGTCTGCCGACAGGTAGGATGTGGGTTACAATTTACAGGTCAGAACAACTGTGACAGATAATGTCAAAGTGCACCCGTTTTAATAGTATTGGTTTGGTCTATTTAATAGTAAAGAACGTGTGGGTTTTAATCTGTGGCATTTTTACGCACAGGAGCTGTGCGCCTCACAGGGCCACCTTAACAACAGATATGGAGATGGTCGCCACTGCATCACCAGTCATCAAACGATATACAACGCCAATTTAGATGACTTTTATGGCCAAAATATTGCTGTCAAGCAAGGGAATCTATGAAAAACAATAAACTTTTGGATGATATGCCTATTATCTAAACGTAATTGTTCAATTTTCAATTTTCAAATGACAAATATTTGAATAAGCggtttcaaaacaaaagtgatgTGAATCCATTTTTTCTCGCAAGGAAAATGTATCCTTGAATGTCTTTTCAAATGGTTTAAAACGTCTTTTCTGAGGCAGTGCAAACAGAGGGCccatgaaaaattaaaaaaatgaaaagaaaaaatattttgtgGAGTCTTGTCAACAGGttcaaaaaatacaattaagCATTAGACTGTGTCCCTTCGCATATTCAGCTCACGATGTTATCTTTGACATGAGGCTTGTTTTCTTTGAGCCTCATTTCCTATATTGCTTCCTCAACGTTTTCCATATTACAAGTCCAACAGATGCCTTCAAGATACATGcttaaaatgacatttgagaACATTCTCCTTTCAGCTTCAGCCTTTTCTCTGTTACTGATTTCACTTCATGACTCCTCCAGTGGACCATCTGATAACAAACCTGCACCAAGTCAAGTGAAGCATCAAATATACTTTGACTCAGGTTTACGTAATCCAAGCCTTTATAATCTATGGTGCAGCACACCAACACCCAAGGACAATCAATAGTTTCTGCTCTGCATGAATGTATggagtttaaataaaaatgatttgtaTTGGACATTGAAAGCTATATTATTATCATCAAACATCAAGGGTAAAAGATTTTATCAGTGAATAATATAGTGTTCCAAATGCAGGCAATAAATGGTTGTATTTGTAATATCCCATGTGTGAAATCGTAAATATGCATCAATATTGAATCTAAGTGTGGTTGACAACCAGAGAATGAGACTTGTACCCTTTGCCCTTTTAAAGTAGCAACGCTCAATATTAGTTTTGTGCTGAAGCAATAATAATCATCCATGTAATGCCTGGTTAAGGCAGACTATCTTCCAGCTCTGCTGATGTTCTGGTCAAGATGTCACTCAAAGTTTTAAAACAGTGTAATTATGTAGTGATTCATGTTTAATATAATGTTTTTTGTTGGGCTGGTTTTGTTGGTTCACTGTCTCTTTCAAAGAAAAGGTTCAGCTTTAAGTGGTTGCACTATAaacttaaaaatgcaaattaatgAGAAACATCTCAGATCTATGTGTCTCTCAGGTACAGGGCCATTGTGAAACCCCTAGACATCCAAACGTCGAGCACCACTGGCAGCATTCTCCTTCGAGCAGCGCTCATTTGGGTTTTGTCCCTGGTTCTGGCGATCCCCGAGGCTATCTTCTCGGACCTTCACACATTTAACATCACCTCCACAAATGAGAGCTTTGTTACATGTGCCCCTTATCCTCATGCTGGGGAACTGCACCCCAGAATCCACTCCATGGCCTCGTTCCTCATTTTCTACGTTTTCCCCCTGTTGGTCATTACGGTGTACTACACCTTCATCGCCCAAAGCCTGATGCACAGTGCCTCGAACCTGCCCGTGGaggggaacacacacgcacaacaacAGGTgttatatctatctatctatctatctatctatctatctatctatctatctatctatctatctatctatctatctatctatctgtctgtctgtctgtctgtctgtctgtctgtctgtctgtctgtctgtctgttaaaacagcacttttgtttaatttttaaatgctcCTTTTGTGAAGTAGCATGAAAGATTAATTTGGTGGAACCCTGGTGTTTGATTTTACAGGTTAAGTCAAGGAAGCGCTTGGCCAAAACTGTCCTTGTGTTCGTCGGTCTCTTTGCAATATGCTGGCTCCCCAGTCATGTCATCTACTTGTATCGCTCCTATCATTATTCTAAGGTAGGTCAAATTCACTCGTTTTCAAAGGGGACATTTTATTCCTGGATTTTAGTTAAGGTTTTCCTGCATGCTGCCCCTCCAACAGGTGGACACTTCCATGGTTCACTTTGTGGGCAGCATCATTGCTCGTATCCTGGCCTTCACCAATTCCTGCCTCAACCCTTTTGCATTGTACCTGATGAGCAAAACCTTCAAGAAGCAGTTCAACCAACacctctgttgctgctgtcgTACAGTCCTCAAACGTCCATTACCGAGCCCCACCAATTATACCGGACGGGTGACCTCCGTCCGCAGCACGCATCACTCCGTGGCATCACTTAGTATCAATGGCCGGTGGCTGTATCAGGAGGACTGTGTGTAAAAACTGTGGGcatgtgagtgagagtgtgtctgtctgtgtgtttctgtgtgtgtgtgtgtgtgtgtgtgtgtgtgtgtgtgtgtgtgtgtgtgtgtgtgtgtgtgtgtgagagagagagagagacagagacagggaaagagaaagagaaagaaagaaaatgattgtgcttttcatgttttatttgaattttgattcACATagtctgtttttgtgctgtacTAATGTATGGTTCTGCTGCGATAGCTGCCTTATTATGGTCTCTTCCGCTGTGATTCTTTCTGCCATTTCATTTCTGTCAACATTTACAGCTAAATGGTGATGCAGTAATCTTAACATTATGGTAACAGCAGTTCTGCTGTAGACCCATTGATGCTCCCGCGTATCAAGGCTGTCTTTTCAAGAATGTTGCCTTGATAACAACAGATTCACGaaagaaaaaaccttttttgGCAGCTCGTACTATTGCTTGTTTCAGTCTTTTCTAACATGTTTGATGGATTCACATGTAATATTagccttttttcatttattattgttgttgttgttattgttgttattattatactGGAGTAGCAAACATAATAGAGGCGCTGTCAGGAGGATTGTATGTATAAATAACCTAGGCCAAGGTATCTTATCCTGGCTGGTTCTCTGCACCTTCACAGCTGTGTTTCAGAGTTGTCCTGTGTGGTATTTATATATGTGCTGTTTAGTACATTGTTGACAATCATTTATTGTATTGGAGTTaagtttgttgtttgtttaatgTAACGTGGAGCAAAATTACTTTTCACCAGCTCATATTCATTAAGTGAAAGCTTGAAAGACAAATGTTGATCAGCTGAATATCTGttcaaatctctccttaaaTTTTAGACCACATTTATGCCTAAATGGCACTTTTGCACTTCTGTGAGGAGAAACATAAAGGTGTAGGTGCACCAGCTGTCACGTGAATGACCAAAAGTTGACAGACACCTACACCTCTTCAATAAATCTCAACTGTGATGCGAACACGAGGCATCAAAAATCCACCATAAAGCATCAAATCAATGTGACGATCTCTAGTGAAATTCAAATGATGCACACAAATCTTATCCACAACCACTGTAATCCAAACAATGTCGATGTTGGGCAGCAGCTCCTGAGCAATATTTGACAATTTCAATGTTAGAAAAGATGGAGAATTCAAGAAGAGACAGCTTCACCCTTCCTTCACTTCAGACCTCCGTGCACACCAGTTGATAGCAACACCACCAGTTTCACCAGCTTTGCGTCGGATTTAAGATACCACCCAAATCTTTGAAAGAGGCCACTAGTACACAGGATATTCGTATGTGGAAACTAATAAAGAAGTAAAATTAGATGCAAATCGTTTGTGTCATCTTATTGGGGCATGCGTTGGCTAAAGTCTCCTAATCCTAAGCACTATGTATGGGCCATATAGTGTTATTGCTGTGTTTACTGCATGTGATTGTTCTGCAGTGCTGGGTTTACAGTCTCTTCATGAAGGTCCTAATTTGCTATTTTTGCACAGAAGTGTTGCCCAATTTCCCTCCATTCTCAAAACAAATCTAGTTTATGGTCTGGAACATTTTTTCagaagaaaatataaataaataaagactaCCCAAAGCAGGGTGTATAAAGGAATTCTGCATAAATCATCTAATGTGAATGTTGGTAAAACAACATCTCTAAGTAGATATAGAAagctttttcttaaaaaaaaaaaaggtaatagACTTCAAAAGGATACATGATTAttttccttcagaatttgttgcATGAAGAGGGAAAGACATGTTATTGATGATGAACATAGAAAATGTTGCAGcagattcatttaaaagaataaaacaaaagaaaaaagtaaaccATTCTATCCAAACATTTATATCACACTTAATCATTTAAACATGGTAAGATTATAACACTAAATGTGCagcacaaaataaaaacaaaattctgAATGATGTCAGGCTTTGGTGACATGTTTTTGTACCGTTGGTAGACCTTAAAGTCTCCGTTTCAACACATCTTAAGCTCTCCCAAACCTCTTCCTCAGCCACTTTAAAGGTCGCCGTGGTGCGTAGGTGTTGTACCTGCTCACTGAGCAGAAACGCCAATGCAAAGTGTCAGAGCTATCAAAGGACATCAGACCTCTGAAATTACCTCAGTTTTATTCCCACAGTTGGTGCCAGTGCTGCTTTACAAGGAATTAGAGTTATACTTCATGAGGGGACACTGGGGCCTCTTTATAGTTTCTCTTTATCTACTAGCACAGCCACAAGCAcaaatttattttctgttcagGTTTCAGACCTCTGCAGCTCCCTGGTACAGGAGTCAGATAAAGAAAGTGAAAAGAAGTTAAAGTAGGATTGTCTGTGGAATTCTGTTCTTGCACAGGCACCAAAAagctttttctgtttaaaaaatatatttcaatCAGAAATTGAAGGTATATATTTTATGTTCCAAAAAATTGTAGGATAAGATGTGATTTGTTGGCTTTCACGGCTATTGTAATTGAATCTGCATTAATATGACAAACCtgattaaaactttaaaaaactTTAATACTTGAAATGACACTTCAAGAAgattttagaatttaaaaacGGACAATTGCCAGATTGGTCCACCATGCAGCCCTGGGCGTattcacacattttcacacTATAGATCATTGATCAACAGGTGGCAGTATCATTCTATATATGCTGGAAAGGTGTTTCCataaacaaagaggaagaaggtggcaggcaattttattgtgaaatattGAGAAAAGGTTATTTGTCAGATTGGAACTATAAATATTGAATAAATATTGTGTTTTGgtaagaatgaaaagaaaacattttgaatTTTCTACCGCTATTACCAGCAGTCTGTCTTCTGCTGCCGTTTGTATTAAACATGCTGCGGTGCTGCACCTGCTTAAGAAACCTGGTCTTGATTGTGGGCTGCAGACCACTTTCAAACCTTTTGCATAAAAGTTTTTAATACTCAGTTGAAGTCATTTCTGGATGGGCAAGATGTCATGGAGATCTTCCAGTGTGGTTTTTAAACCCTGTATAGCATAGAGTGTTTTATGACATCCTCTTGGTAAATAAGTGGGAGACTACGTGATTATTGTCCTGCTGGGCCTAGTTTAGGCCTAACCTAAACTACCCTTAAGACTGTGGACCACAATGTCCTTGTGGCTCAGTTGCAGAAACTAGTGGGCATTTGTGGTAGCACCTTGGATTGGTTCCGATCTTATCTGGCAGACAGAACTGTGTGTGCAAACTGTGGTGGTTCTGAGTCCCATTCCGCTCTGCTATCATATGGGGTCCCACAGGGATCCATTTAAGGGCGCCTGCTTTTCTCACATTAAGAGAcgccaaaggtggcgtctccttcgcctcaggtctcggtgcccagccatgtctcagcttgcctcagcttgtttatgtgtgtgggtgtgtgtgtaagtgtgttgtatgcatgtgtgtgtgtctgtccttttcttaattctgttgttctctttgctgtttttatcctttgtgaggcactttgtgctacctagcgtatgaaaagtgccatataaataaagattgatattgatattgatattaaaGCTTGGTTATGcgctaactttaaaaaaaaagaagaaattattaaagaaaaattGATGTTATGGCGTTTGATCCTGCTGCTCTTGTGCATCCCCCTTGTTGACTAGGGCCCTTCGAACACTATTTGAAGCCAAAGTCTCCAACTTAGGTTGTAAGATTGACAGTGATTTTTAAATTGGATCAGCAAATTGGTAACAGTTTGGTAATCTGTAACACGTTGTCAGTTGGTGCAAAATACTGCCGTTCAATTCTTGACTGCAGTACGTAAGAGGGATCACATTCATCCCATTTACTGGCTCCTTGTGCATTTAAGAGTTAATTTTAagattcttttatttgtttttaaatctttaaatggTCTCACCCTGCCCTACCTCTCTGAGTTGCTCCATCCCGACGCGCCAGCTGGGTTCctcaggtcagctgatcagCTGGAAGTACAGTGGTTTAAGAGGAAACTCTACCGAGCCTTTTCTGCTGCCAGCCCCAAACTCTGGAAtgacttagggttagggttagggttattttaTGAATTATAATTTAGACAAGCGCCTTTATTGTCCATTTTAAAAACTCATCTTAAAACACAATTGCGCTGCATGTTTTATTGTCATTATGTTATCAGTTATTCGTATTAATGTAAAGCACTTTGATTCTGGTTGTTCTTAAactgctttataaataaagttgctGATAAATAGAGCTGATGATATAAGGAATGAATAATTCAATACTAAAATGTTCGCAGTGTATCAATTTCTAACTGTTCCAACAAAATATGCACACGTGATATCACTACTGTTACTATAGCAACAACAGTATATGAATGACATTTACAAATGTTTTGTGAGAAGTTTATCTACAGTCTAGTCACGTATTCCACAACCTTTGATAGTCATGCTCAGGTCCAAACACCTGCACCTTACATCATTTCAAtgggtttttattgtttttatgaaTTCAATATGAATATTTTCAAACAACAATTATCCCATCAGAAACTGCcaaagtgaaaacaaacatcttttGTAAAACACAGGGGACGCTACACAATTGTAGCTGTGTTAAAGGGAACGACCAATTTCTACAAACATCCAAACAAtttatgtgtgcgtgcattCGGGATGGAGGTCGCCCATGCAGTGAAATTGTCTCAAGGTGATTACAGCGCAGACATCCGCGTGTAAAAGGTCAGTGAGCCTCAATTCAATTAAATCCATCAAGCACACATGTAAATCTGCCAGTAGCAGGTCTTTATAACCTGATggctgcaaaaacacaaactagGGAAGACGCAATGCCTGCAGGAAACatcaatataatataatatatataatataatataatataatataatataatataatataatataatataataatataatataatataatatatgtCAGATGTATGTCAATCCTTAACAATAATTTATCATAATATCCTATACACTATTGATGTCAATCATTTGCAGTTAAATTTACAATGAATTCAAAACAAGTTCAGAGTACAAAAAtaatctaataaaaaaaaatccattgaCAAGGCCATGCAAGTTAATAACCTCTTAATTAATTAAAGCAATGGTCATAAATAGGAGTGTAAATAAATTATGAGCCTTTTTCTCTGCCTTCAAGAATCCTTGGTGAGCAGGTTGTCGTGACGAATTCCCCAGGTTGACTTCTACTTTGACCATTTGCATCTGTGAAGGTGAGAGAAACTTAAATTTTCCATTAAAACTGCTAAGTTAGCCTTCGCTGTACCAGAAGCTGCAGGTGCGTATGTTATTAAATATGCTATAGACTTGTTTGCACTAAACCCATTCTTAAACACTTTGATTTCAGATGTGTGTGCTCCAAGAATGAGTTCTTAGTAAATAATCAGTTTATTGCCTGCAGGAGACTTGATCGAAGCGCTGATGTTTGTTGGCGCAAACAGACGAGTTGAGCTGACAGCGATGGCTCAGTCGAGGCTGGGGAGTCGGAGCGAGTGGGGGAAGACAGTCGCAGCTTTCCACGTCTATCTCGCAGTCAGGCATCCATGAGCTGAGTGGAAAATCTAAGCAGGATGGTGTTAGTGTCGTTAGCCAGTTGTGTGTTGGCTTTATCTATGCTTACACACACGCTCACCTGATGTACTCGAGGGATACGGTACACATCTGTCTGTGGAACAGTCCCAAATCAAGCCATTGGCacacagtcttctggagtcttTTGACAGCTGTAGCATTTGAGAGCAGCTGCAAGAAGAGATAATTTAGAAGAATCCAAACATTAAATCTCCTTTGAGAAAGAACAGGGGATAGGGCTGTACTGACCCATTGCTCCTGTGGAGTTGAGCGTTGCGCCGTATTATGGCAGGTTCCATGCACCTACACTCTGTATGATTCGCAACTTTTATTAGGACTGGCTCGGGTACAAATTTGAATGTAATAACGCTCAGGACCTGCagcacaaagaaacacaaaaaaaagcacaaaaataaaagcctaaTAGGAGCATGATAAGAACTACCCATCATAATTATCCATTTGTTGACTGACTTACAGTTTTATTCACATACactgttgttgtgtttctgcaggagaTGCCCTCTTGGTTGCAACAGCCACCGCACCTGACAGCGACCAAAAAGAATGATCTCAAACTGTGTGTGAGGATCTGCCAGAAATATCATCCTCATTGACATTTGTGGCCTAAATATTTTACAAACAGCTGGCTACAGCTAGGAACATCTGGAAAATAAGTTATGTCATTAATTCAAGGCTGCAAGCCAATAATAAGCACAATCACTGCTTAAATTTCAGGAAAGGGTAACAAACCTGTGGACAGCCACACAGGGGGGCTTGAAGAATATAGAGGGATCTGTGCCCAGCTCCTTGGCCACATCAACACAGGTTTCCCTGGGCATGCACTGAGTACGCTGCCATTCTTCATCTATGGCTAAGAGGCAGACAATGTTCATGACCACCAGAGATTCATACTCCTAGCATGGTCTCTAGGTCAAAAATCCAACCTTTAAGGATCTCCGGGCTGTAAAACTCAGTAGCATAGCGTGTTGAGCGATGGGAGCCCACTGGCGGTGAGGAAGAGCTGTTCtcttgctgctgcagcctgagacGACACTTCCACAACTTCCAGTCGGGGAAGTCTGTGAGCCTCAGCAGCTCATCCAGACTTGAGGCTGATCGCACCTTTCTCTCCCACTGTTTCATCACCTGCACAAATCCCCAACATTCAATCCTAATGAACTTTTAACTTTGCGTTGAAATGTGTGATTGAGGTGTGGGAGCTTATTCCAAGGCTTAGGTGATACCACATTTGCTGGTAATAGCACCTGTTCCCATGTCAATCCAAGCCAAAATGTGATTATCAGTGGCACATTTGTCTTTCTCTTAATCCACTTCAGCCTGGGGAACACATTACTATTCTATCAGACACCTACCAGACCACTGACACAGACTATAGAGATGAGTCCAAATTAACCCAGGACTGAAGAGAGACACATCCATCTGCAAAGTGAACAGCTAAACAGTTCAGTTCAAAATATAACTTGATGGTTTGTCACTGAGGATCTGTtttctctggaaaaaaaactgatgcAAAGATATTTGATCTGGTCCTCTCTAAAATACTTGGCTGAGCAGACAACACATTATTAATGTTTTGATGGTCAGT is drawn from Takifugu flavidus isolate HTHZ2018 chromosome 2, ASM371156v2, whole genome shotgun sequence and contains these coding sequences:
- the grpr gene encoding gastrin-releasing peptide receptor, which translates into the protein MFGAGVAIASVYSVIIALGLIGNITLIRTFCSSKCARNVPNLFMSSLALGDVVLLVTCAPVDASRYLTEEWLFGRVGCKIIPFIQLTSVGVSVFTLTALSADRYRAIVKPLDIQTSSTTGSILLRAALIWVLSLVLAIPEAIFSDLHTFNITSTNESFVTCAPYPHAGELHPRIHSMASFLIFYVFPLLVITVYYTFIAQSLMHSASNLPVEGNTHAQQQVKSRKRLAKTVLVFVGLFAICWLPSHVIYLYRSYHYSKVDTSMVHFVGSIIARILAFTNSCLNPFALYLMSKTFKKQFNQHLCCCCRTVLKRPLPSPTNYTGRVTSVRSTHHSVASLSINGRWLYQEDCV
- the vegfd gene encoding vascular endothelial growth factor D isoform X2 encodes the protein MKQWERKVRSASSLDELLRLTDFPDWKLWKCRLRLQQQENSSSSPPVGSHRSTRYATEFYSPEILKAIDEEWQRTQCMPRETCVDVAKELGTDPSIFFKPPCVAVHRCGGCCNQEGISCRNTTTVYVNKTVLSVITFKFVPEPVLIKVANHTECRCMEPAIIRRNAQLHRSNGCSQMLQLSKDSRRLCANGLIWDCSTDRCVPYPSSTSDFPLSSWMPDCEIDVESCDCLPPLAPTPQPRLSHRCQLNSSVCANKHQRFDQVSCRCKWSK
- the vegfd gene encoding vascular endothelial growth factor D isoform X1, which produces MRRTLYRISCFVTLAMELSCISVALGMYREGGSKVMKQWERKVRSASSLDELLRLTDFPDWKLWKCRLRLQQQENSSSSPPVGSHRSTRYATEFYSPEILKAIDEEWQRTQCMPRETCVDVAKELGTDPSIFFKPPCVAVHRCGGCCNQEGISCRNTTTVYVNKTVLSVITFKFVPEPVLIKVANHTECRCMEPAIIRRNAQLHRSNGCSQMLQLSKDSRRLCANGLIWDCSTDRCVPYPSSTSDFPLSSWMPDCEIDVESCDCLPPLAPTPQPRLSHRCQLNSSVCANKHQRFDQVSCRCKWSK